The genome window ACCCGTCGAAGAGCTTCTCCTCCTCGGCCGTCAGGTTGCCCCGCGTCTTCAGCCGCAGCATCGACAACAGGTCCAGGTTCTGCCGGGCCAGCGGCAAATCTCTCGTCGTCTGGCCCGTTTCGGGGTTCGGCGCATCACCCAGGTAGATGAGCACCGCGGTGCCCAGCCCCATGATGAACGTGGTGAAGCCGATGGGCTCCTCGGACGCGGAGCGCGCTTCCCCCCGCATGACGAAGGTCTCGCCGCGCTTCTCGTCCGCGGGGCTCATGGATTGTTGGGCTCGTCTTCGGAGGAGGAGGCGACGGCGGCCAGGTCGGCCTCGTCGTTGTTGGTGACGGGGGCCTCGGGGGCCTCGTCGGCGTCATCGGACTCGTCCGTGTCGTCCGTCTCGTCCTCGTCCTCGTCGTCGTAGTCGTCCTCCACGTCGTCGAGCATGAAGGTCTCCACCGGGACGGACTTGTCCGCCGCATCAGGCAGGCTCTCGAGGTGGCGCTTGTACGCCTTCTCGTCCAACTGGCCCGAGCGCAGGTACCGCTCCGCGGTGCGCTTATCGAGGTGCTTGGGGTCCACCGTGTCCGCCATGTTTCAAATCCTCAGAATTGCTTGGAAAACAGCGCGCCACCTTATAGCAGAGGGGCCGCCTGTCAACGCCGCCGTCCCGTCTTCCCAGTGCCGATGAACGTCCCGCCCCGCCCGCTGCTTCCCCCTGGCCCTTATCTGTTGTGTGACGACACCGTGTTGCCGGACATGCCGCTGGTGGCCAAGGCGGAGCGCCTGCTGGCGGGCGGCGCGCGCGTGGTGCAGCTGCGGATGAAGCGCACGCCCATCCGCGAGGCGCTGGAGGCGGCCCGGGCGGTGGTGGCGCTGTGCCGGAGCGCGGGCGCGGTGTGCCTGCTCAACGACCGGGTGGACCTGGCGCTGCTGTCGGACGCGCACGGGGTGCATGTGGGGGACGAGGACCTGCCTGCTCGGGATGCGCGGGTGTTGTTGGGGCCTGGCCGGCTGGTGGGTGTCACGGTGCGTGATGAACTCGGCGCGCGGGAGGCGCTGGAGGCGGGCGCGGACTACGTGGGCGTGGGGCCGGTCTTCGGCACGACGACGAAGGCGGTGCCGGCGCCGGTGCTGGGGTTGGAGGGGCTGGCGCGCGTGGTGAGGGGCAGCCCGTTGCCGGTGGTGGGGATTGGCGGCGTGGGGCTCTCCAACGTGGCGAGCGTGGCGGCGACGGGGGTGCATGGCGCGGCGGTGGTGTCGGACGCGCTGCTCGCCCAGGACATCGCCGAGCGGGTGCGGCTGCTCGCGGGCGCGTTTGAACGAGGCCGTGTGGGGGGGTAGGTTCGTCCGACGGACTCCCCCATGAACAATCATCCGCGACACCATGGTCAGCCGCCCCGGCGGCCCAACATCGGCATCACCCCGGACTGGAGCCAGCCCGAGGACCAGCCCTTCGCGCGGTACGAGCT of Myxococcus fulvus contains these proteins:
- a CDS encoding DUF1844 domain-containing protein; amino-acid sequence: MSPADEKRGETFVMRGEARSASEEPIGFTTFIMGLGTAVLIYLGDAPNPETGQTTRDLPLARQNLDLLSMLRLKTRGNLTAEEEKLFDGLLADLRLRFVEASKR
- the thiE gene encoding thiamine phosphate synthase, which translates into the protein MNVPPRPLLPPGPYLLCDDTVLPDMPLVAKAERLLAGGARVVQLRMKRTPIREALEAARAVVALCRSAGAVCLLNDRVDLALLSDAHGVHVGDEDLPARDARVLLGPGRLVGVTVRDELGAREALEAGADYVGVGPVFGTTTKAVPAPVLGLEGLARVVRGSPLPVVGIGGVGLSNVASVAATGVHGAAVVSDALLAQDIAERVRLLAGAFERGRVGG